One Nesterenkonia populi DNA window includes the following coding sequences:
- a CDS encoding cation acetate symporter yields MPEYTIAAIILVFAVTMLVSLFGLRVARSTSDFYVASRRVSPRMNASALAGEYISAASFLGVAGLIVAEGTYGLWFPLGYTAGCLTMLLFMTGPLRRSGVYTVPDFVSLRFSSARLRVATVIIVVLTGWLYIVPQLHGAALALTTTTGLPGWAGPVAVILVVLATVLPGGMRSVTIAQAVQYWIKLSALLVPLIFILLQAGALGGAGLPGWDASVWDDDAGSSPADLYRIVSLLLALMLGTIGLPHILVRFYTNPDGDAARRTTFLLLGLLSGFYVLPVALGVIARAVLPDQGLGSPDTALLRLPAAIFEGVGGDLLTAVIAGGAFAAFLSTSSGLVVSVSGVLSQEFFGGSVRGFRIGAVLACALPLAIATATTHMPLAGTVAMVFTFAGSSLAPLLLLGIWWSGITAQGAVAGMVTGAAASLGSFALGWAFESVWSTEAVLLNYPALWCVPLAFAVAVLVSRFGTSTPPANTAKVLARLHLPEG; encoded by the coding sequence GTGCCTGAGTACACCATCGCTGCCATCATCCTGGTGTTCGCCGTGACGATGCTGGTCAGCCTGTTCGGGCTGCGGGTGGCCCGCTCCACCAGCGACTTCTACGTGGCCTCCCGTCGGGTCTCCCCGCGGATGAACGCCTCTGCGCTGGCCGGCGAGTACATCTCTGCGGCCAGCTTTCTGGGCGTGGCCGGGCTGATCGTGGCGGAGGGCACCTACGGACTGTGGTTCCCGCTGGGCTACACCGCAGGATGCCTGACGATGCTGCTGTTCATGACCGGTCCGCTGCGCCGCTCCGGGGTCTACACCGTGCCTGACTTCGTCAGCCTGCGGTTCTCCTCGGCCCGGCTGCGGGTGGCCACGGTGATCATCGTGGTGCTGACCGGCTGGCTGTACATCGTCCCGCAGCTGCACGGGGCCGCCCTGGCTCTGACCACCACCACGGGGCTGCCGGGGTGGGCGGGGCCGGTGGCGGTGATCCTGGTGGTGCTCGCCACGGTGCTGCCCGGCGGCATGCGGTCGGTGACGATCGCCCAGGCGGTCCAGTACTGGATCAAGCTTTCTGCGCTGCTGGTCCCGCTGATCTTCATCCTGCTGCAGGCGGGCGCGCTGGGTGGGGCGGGGCTGCCCGGCTGGGACGCTTCCGTGTGGGACGACGACGCCGGCTCCTCGCCAGCTGATCTGTACCGGATCGTTTCGCTGCTGCTGGCGCTGATGCTCGGCACCATCGGCCTGCCGCACATTCTGGTGCGCTTCTACACGAACCCGGACGGAGACGCAGCTCGCCGCACCACCTTCCTGCTGCTGGGCCTGCTCTCCGGGTTCTACGTGCTTCCGGTGGCCCTGGGGGTGATCGCCCGGGCGGTGCTCCCTGACCAGGGGCTCGGCTCCCCGGACACTGCTCTGCTGCGTCTGCCGGCCGCGATCTTCGAGGGTGTCGGCGGGGATCTGCTCACCGCGGTGATCGCAGGCGGCGCGTTCGCCGCCTTCCTCTCGACGTCCTCCGGCCTGGTGGTCTCCGTCTCCGGGGTGCTGTCCCAGGAGTTCTTCGGCGGGTCGGTGCGCGGCTTCCGGATCGGTGCGGTGCTGGCCTGTGCCCTGCCGCTGGCGATCGCGACCGCCACCACGCATATGCCGCTGGCCGGGACGGTGGCGATGGTGTTCACCTTTGCGGGGTCGTCGTTGGCGCCCCTGCTGCTGCTGGGGATCTGGTGGTCCGGGATCACCGCGCAGGGGGCCGTGGCGGGGATGGTGACCGGCGCTGCCGCTTCGCTGGGTTCCTTCGCGCTCGGCTGGGCGTTCGAGAGCGTGTGGAGCACGGAGGCGGTCCTGCTGAACTATCCGGCGCTCTGGTGTGTGCCGCTGGCGTTCGCCGTCGCGGTGCTGGTGAGCAGGTTCGGAACCAGCACGCCGCCGGCCAACACAGCCAAGGTCCTGGCCCGTCTCCACCTCCCGGAAGGCTGA
- a CDS encoding LytR/AlgR family response regulator transcription factor — MKILVVDDEKPAVTQMQWMLESEPLAETVHTAHNAAQAKHILSTQPIDVVLLDIHMPGQNGMQLARRLTEKAADGEPAPQIIFITADAQPAVEAFELAARDYLLKPVRASRLREALTRASEALAPHAGSAAPAPPRISVSRGDSTVLLELSAIRRAEAQGDYARLHTDRGSFLLRAALADLEEQWQPHGFVRIHRSHLISLHHVQRVQHRAGRMTIRVADEDLDVSRRLMPQVRDRLASVGR; from the coding sequence ATGAAGATCCTCGTCGTCGACGACGAGAAGCCCGCCGTGACCCAGATGCAGTGGATGCTGGAGTCTGAGCCGCTGGCGGAGACCGTCCACACCGCCCACAACGCGGCCCAGGCCAAGCACATCCTCAGCACCCAGCCCATCGACGTCGTGCTCCTGGACATCCACATGCCCGGCCAGAACGGGATGCAGCTGGCCCGCCGGCTCACCGAGAAGGCCGCCGACGGGGAGCCTGCCCCGCAGATCATCTTCATCACCGCTGACGCCCAGCCCGCGGTGGAGGCCTTCGAGCTCGCCGCCCGTGACTACCTGCTCAAACCCGTCCGCGCCTCCCGGCTCCGCGAAGCCCTCACCCGTGCCTCCGAGGCGCTGGCGCCCCACGCCGGCAGCGCAGCCCCCGCACCCCCGCGCATCTCCGTCAGCCGCGGGGACTCCACCGTGCTGCTGGAGCTCTCCGCGATCCGCAGGGCTGAGGCCCAGGGCGACTACGCCCGCCTCCACACTGACCGGGGATCCTTCCTGCTGCGGGCGGCGCTGGCTGACCTGGAGGAGCAGTGGCAGCCGCACGGGTTCGTCCGGATCCACCGGTCCCACCTGATCAGCCTTCACCACGTCCAGCGGGTCCAGCACAGGGCCGGACGGATGACGATCCGGGTCGCAGACGAGGACCTGGATGTCAGCCGCCGGCTGATGCCGCAGGTGAGAGACCGTCTCGCATCGGTGGGCCGATGA
- a CDS encoding GNAT family N-acetyltransferase, producing MSITLRAVNEADLDQFFHFQQDADAAHMAGFAPTNPKDRSVFDHHWSQLLGDESSLVRTIDVDGVPAGSIAVFQDEDAHEIMFWTDKQFWSQGITTTAVDQFLKEFEPRPLRARVVADNGGSLKILATRGFQEVGEEQVFSNARAQVVTEKILQLD from the coding sequence ATGAGCATCACACTGCGGGCCGTCAACGAAGCCGACCTGGACCAGTTCTTCCACTTTCAGCAGGACGCCGACGCCGCCCACATGGCCGGCTTCGCGCCCACCAACCCCAAGGACCGAAGCGTCTTCGACCACCACTGGAGCCAGCTCCTCGGTGACGAGTCCTCCCTGGTCCGCACCATCGACGTCGACGGCGTCCCCGCCGGCTCCATCGCCGTCTTCCAGGACGAGGACGCCCACGAGATCATGTTCTGGACCGATAAGCAGTTCTGGTCCCAGGGCATCACGACCACCGCTGTGGACCAGTTCCTCAAAGAGTTCGAGCCGCGGCCCCTGCGTGCACGCGTCGTCGCGGACAACGGCGGCAGCCTGAAAATCCTCGCCACCCGCGGCTTCCAGGAAGTCGGGGAGGAGCAGGTCTTCTCCAACGCCCGGGCCCAGGTCGTGACTGAGAAGATCCTTCAGCTCGACTGA
- the dxr gene encoding 1-deoxy-D-xylulose-5-phosphate reductoisomerase, translated as MKKVAILGSTGSIGTQALEVVAQHPEKFDVVALCAGRNAALLAEQARQFRPGIVGIHDADSAVTLKERLIDHTPHILAGPEAAETIAAESGADVVLNAMTGSIGLKPTLAALRAGAQLALANKESLVVGGALIAGACTRPGQVVPVDSEHSALAQALISGRHRRGLCSPEAASDGETEVSKLVLTASGGPFRGWEAAQLADVTPEMALKHPNFAMGLMVTTNSATMVNKALEVIEAHLLFDVPLEQIETVIHPQQYIHSLVEFQDGSTVAQAGPPRMLVPIGWALSHPDRLERVDTPIDWTHAMSWTFEPLDHEAFPAVQLAKRAAASSATHMGVYNAANEQAVEAFHRSEVPFTGILPTVAEVLTEHDGVPAARADLDAVLEAETWARARANELLGLSADRARAEAGAR; from the coding sequence ATGAAGAAGGTCGCAATTCTGGGGTCCACCGGATCCATCGGCACGCAGGCGCTCGAGGTGGTCGCCCAGCACCCGGAGAAGTTTGACGTCGTCGCGCTCTGTGCAGGCCGCAACGCCGCTCTGCTGGCGGAGCAGGCTCGCCAGTTCCGCCCAGGGATCGTGGGGATCCACGACGCCGATTCTGCGGTCACGCTCAAAGAGCGCCTCATCGACCACACGCCCCACATCCTCGCCGGCCCTGAGGCTGCCGAGACGATCGCCGCTGAGTCCGGGGCCGACGTCGTCCTCAACGCGATGACCGGCTCCATCGGCCTGAAGCCCACCCTCGCTGCCCTGCGGGCCGGGGCCCAGCTTGCCCTGGCCAATAAGGAGTCCCTGGTGGTCGGCGGCGCGCTGATTGCTGGGGCCTGCACCCGCCCGGGCCAGGTCGTCCCGGTGGACTCGGAGCACTCGGCCCTGGCTCAGGCGCTGATCTCGGGACGGCACCGGCGCGGGCTCTGCTCCCCGGAAGCTGCCTCCGACGGCGAGACCGAGGTGTCCAAGCTGGTGCTCACCGCCTCAGGGGGCCCCTTCCGCGGCTGGGAGGCCGCCCAGCTGGCGGACGTCACCCCGGAGATGGCGCTGAAGCACCCGAACTTTGCGATGGGGCTGATGGTCACCACCAACTCGGCGACCATGGTCAACAAGGCGCTGGAGGTCATTGAGGCGCATCTGCTCTTCGACGTCCCGCTCGAGCAGATCGAAACGGTCATCCACCCGCAGCAGTACATCCACTCGCTGGTGGAGTTCCAGGACGGCTCCACCGTCGCCCAGGCGGGCCCGCCCAGGATGCTGGTGCCGATCGGCTGGGCGCTGTCGCACCCTGACCGCCTGGAGAGGGTCGACACCCCGATCGACTGGACGCACGCGATGTCCTGGACCTTCGAGCCTCTGGACCACGAGGCGTTCCCCGCCGTGCAGCTCGCCAAGCGAGCCGCCGCGAGCAGCGCGACCCATATGGGGGTCTACAACGCCGCCAACGAGCAGGCCGTTGAGGCATTCCACCGCAGCGAGGTGCCCTTCACCGGAATCCTGCCCACCGTGGCAGAGGTGCTCACTGAGCACGACGGCGTCCCGGCCGCGCGCGCAGACCTGGACGCTGTGCTGGAGGCTGAGACCTGGGCGCGCGCCCGGGCGAACGAGCTGCTGGGTCTCAGCGCTGACCGGGCTCGCGCTGAGGCGGGTGCCCGGTGA
- the ispG gene encoding flavodoxin-dependent (E)-4-hydroxy-3-methylbut-2-enyl-diphosphate synthase, protein MTAINLGMPAAPPPVLAPRRKTRNFQVGDVGVGSDHPISVQSMTTTKTHDINATLQQIAELTASGCDIVRVACPTDKDAEALPIIAKKSQIPVIADIHFQPKYVYAAIEAGCGAVRVNPGNIRKFDDQVGEISKMAADHGVSLRIGVNAGSLDKRQMEKYGKATPEALVESAVWEASLFEEHGFHDFKISVKHSDPVIMTQAYQLLAERGDWPLHLGVTEAGPAFQGTIKSATAFGALLSQGLGDTIRVSLSAPPAEEVKVGNQILESLNLRPRKLEIVSCPSCGRAQVDVYTLADEVTAGLEGMEVPLRVAVMGCVVNGPGEARDADLGVASGNGKGQIFVKGEVIKTVPEDQIVETLIEEANRIAEDMGLEAEGEDAGPGAPVVSVS, encoded by the coding sequence ATGACTGCTATCAATCTCGGCATGCCCGCCGCACCCCCGCCGGTGCTGGCGCCTCGCAGGAAAACCCGGAACTTCCAGGTCGGCGACGTCGGCGTCGGCAGCGACCACCCCATCTCGGTGCAGTCGATGACCACCACCAAGACCCACGACATCAACGCGACCCTGCAGCAGATCGCCGAGCTGACGGCCTCGGGCTGCGACATCGTCCGGGTGGCATGCCCCACCGACAAGGACGCCGAGGCGCTGCCGATCATCGCGAAGAAGTCCCAGATCCCGGTGATCGCAGACATCCACTTCCAGCCCAAGTACGTCTACGCGGCCATCGAGGCCGGCTGCGGCGCGGTGCGGGTGAACCCCGGGAACATCCGGAAGTTCGACGACCAGGTCGGTGAGATCTCCAAGATGGCAGCCGACCACGGGGTCAGCCTCCGCATCGGTGTGAACGCCGGCTCCCTGGACAAGCGTCAGATGGAGAAGTACGGCAAAGCCACCCCGGAGGCGCTCGTTGAGTCCGCCGTGTGGGAGGCCAGCCTGTTCGAGGAGCACGGCTTCCACGACTTCAAGATCAGCGTGAAGCACTCCGACCCGGTCATCATGACCCAGGCATACCAGCTGCTCGCCGAGCGCGGAGACTGGCCCCTGCACCTGGGCGTCACCGAGGCGGGCCCCGCCTTCCAGGGCACCATCAAATCTGCCACCGCCTTCGGGGCCCTGCTGTCCCAGGGCCTCGGCGACACCATCCGCGTGTCCCTCTCCGCCCCGCCGGCGGAGGAGGTCAAGGTCGGCAATCAGATCCTGGAGTCGCTGAACCTGCGCCCCCGCAAGCTCGAGATCGTCTCCTGCCCGTCCTGCGGCCGCGCCCAGGTGGACGTCTACACCCTGGCAGACGAGGTCACCGCCGGCCTGGAGGGCATGGAGGTGCCGCTGCGCGTGGCCGTGATGGGCTGCGTGGTCAACGGGCCGGGCGAGGCGCGCGACGCGGACCTCGGTGTGGCCTCCGGCAACGGCAAGGGCCAGATCTTCGTCAAGGGCGAGGTCATCAAGACCGTTCCCGAGGACCAGATCGTCGAGACCCTCATCGAGGAGGCCAACCGGATCGCCGAGGACATGGGGCTCGAAGCCGAGGGAGAGGACGCCGGCCCCGGTGCCCCTGTGGTCTCCGTCAGCTGA
- a CDS encoding M50 family metallopeptidase, with product MVVGIIVSIALHEVGHLLPAKLFRIRVTQYMVGFGRTIWSKQKGETEYGIKALPLGGYIAMIGMYPPAGPKPTHDVADSGPEDPYLREVGSQYGTAPHAAPEHAASSAEEPRTVTSHSTGIFQQMSEEAREVAAEELQPGDESRMFYSQATWKKIIVMLGGPAMNGLLALFLTAGTVSLHGMNETVPRVVEVYECVAASQELAEEQGDECAADDPPGPAYEAGLRPGDEIVEFGGQPVEDWDQLTLLIREAAGEDTSLVYERDGETHSTAITPIETERPVYDQLNRPERDENDELITEQAGFIGMGADQELVRQPPWEAGPIVWEQTKAISQVVVTLPVRLYDVAVTTFTDAERDPDGPMSVVGVGRIAGEISAQEQIPWESRFATLMSLVAGVNVALMVFNLIPLLPLDGGHVAGALYESLRRRLAKLFGRPDPGPFDISKLLPLTYIVALCIIAMGAMLIFADIVDPIRLFPDE from the coding sequence ATGGTGGTGGGCATCATCGTCTCCATCGCCCTGCACGAGGTGGGCCACCTGCTCCCCGCCAAGCTCTTCAGGATCCGGGTCACCCAGTACATGGTCGGATTCGGCAGGACCATCTGGTCCAAGCAGAAGGGCGAGACCGAGTACGGGATCAAGGCCCTGCCCCTCGGCGGCTATATCGCGATGATCGGGATGTACCCGCCGGCCGGGCCGAAGCCGACGCACGACGTCGCCGACTCCGGTCCCGAGGACCCGTACCTCCGTGAGGTCGGCAGCCAGTACGGCACCGCACCGCATGCGGCGCCTGAGCATGCGGCGTCCTCGGCGGAGGAGCCCCGCACAGTGACGTCGCACTCCACCGGCATCTTCCAACAGATGTCCGAGGAGGCCCGTGAGGTCGCGGCCGAGGAGCTCCAGCCCGGTGACGAGTCCCGGATGTTCTACAGCCAGGCCACCTGGAAGAAGATCATCGTGATGCTCGGCGGCCCGGCGATGAACGGGCTGCTGGCCCTGTTCCTCACCGCCGGGACGGTCTCTCTGCACGGCATGAACGAGACGGTGCCGCGTGTGGTGGAGGTCTACGAGTGCGTGGCGGCCTCCCAGGAGCTCGCTGAGGAGCAGGGGGACGAGTGCGCCGCCGATGACCCGCCGGGCCCCGCCTACGAGGCCGGGCTGCGGCCCGGGGACGAGATCGTCGAGTTCGGCGGCCAGCCGGTGGAGGACTGGGACCAGCTCACGCTGCTCATCCGGGAGGCAGCGGGTGAGGACACCTCGCTGGTCTACGAGCGGGACGGTGAGACCCACTCCACCGCCATCACCCCCATCGAGACCGAACGGCCCGTCTACGATCAGCTCAACCGGCCTGAGCGGGATGAGAACGATGAGCTCATCACCGAGCAGGCCGGATTCATCGGCATGGGGGCGGACCAGGAGCTCGTCCGCCAGCCGCCCTGGGAGGCCGGGCCGATCGTCTGGGAGCAGACCAAGGCGATCAGCCAGGTCGTGGTGACCCTGCCGGTGCGGCTGTACGACGTCGCCGTCACCACCTTCACCGACGCCGAGCGCGACCCCGACGGGCCCATGTCCGTGGTGGGCGTGGGCCGGATCGCCGGTGAGATCTCCGCGCAGGAGCAGATCCCGTGGGAGTCCCGGTTCGCCACCCTGATGTCTCTGGTGGCCGGGGTGAACGTGGCCCTGATGGTGTTCAACCTCATCCCGCTGCTGCCGCTGGACGGCGGGCACGTGGCCGGTGCCCTCTACGAGTCGCTGCGTCGCCGCCTGGCCAAGCTCTTCGGCCGCCCGGACCCGGGTCCATTCGACATCTCCAAGCTGCTGCCGCTGACCTATATCGTCGCGCTCTGCATCATCGCGATGGGCGCCATGCTGATCTTCGCCGACATCGTCGATCCGATCAGACTCTTCCCCGACGAGTAG
- a CDS encoding OFA family MFS transporter, which yields MRAPSYHRITAGPGFNRWIIPPAALAIHMCIGQVYGTSVYQSRLAGHFAEDPLVGIFGQILGPIFGGEHPAQTAVAFFAFSLSIVLMGLSAALFGKWVDYRGPRMAMLASTTFWITGFLVGSVGIFTQQLWLVGLGYGVIGGIGLGIGYIAPVSTLMKWFPDRPGLGTGMAIMGFGVGAMIAAPFSNMMLGVFGRMGIGEGFAVGYLFLTLAAIYAPMMLFAAWIIRVPAADWKPEGFDPEKRKKSSKMISAGNVTANNAVKTPQFWLLWVVLFVNVTAAVGLLPQAANVVQDFFRDETTGETFAHPEVAAVAAAGFVGYLSLTNTLGRFVWATTSDKIGRKPIYMMYLGLGAALYISLGTFGNTNMAAFIVLAGIILSFYGGGFATIPAYLKDLFGTLQVGAIHGRLLTAWSAAGITGPAIVNITLDSADGTAGMDLTAADYRPALFIMAGLLAVGFIANLMVRPVSKKWHEESKEAAAPATRPKDEESLVDTTPRVTPAGPPIVPIPVAWVIVSVPMLFGLTYTFINATQLFFPGS from the coding sequence ATGCGCGCGCCCTCTTACCACCGGATCACTGCGGGTCCGGGGTTCAACCGTTGGATCATTCCGCCGGCCGCCCTGGCGATCCACATGTGCATCGGCCAGGTCTACGGCACCTCGGTCTACCAGTCCCGGCTGGCCGGCCACTTCGCCGAGGACCCGCTGGTGGGCATCTTCGGCCAGATCCTCGGCCCCATCTTCGGCGGCGAGCACCCGGCCCAGACCGCGGTGGCGTTCTTCGCGTTCTCCCTGTCCATCGTACTGATGGGCCTCTCCGCGGCCCTGTTCGGCAAGTGGGTGGACTACCGCGGCCCCCGGATGGCGATGCTGGCATCCACCACGTTCTGGATCACAGGCTTCCTGGTCGGCTCTGTCGGCATCTTCACCCAGCAGCTGTGGCTGGTGGGCCTGGGCTACGGCGTCATCGGCGGCATCGGCCTGGGCATCGGCTACATCGCCCCAGTCTCCACGCTGATGAAATGGTTCCCGGACCGTCCCGGCCTGGGCACCGGCATGGCCATCATGGGCTTCGGCGTCGGCGCGATGATCGCCGCACCGTTCTCGAACATGATGCTCGGCGTCTTCGGCCGCATGGGCATCGGCGAGGGCTTCGCCGTGGGCTACCTGTTCCTCACCCTCGCCGCGATCTACGCGCCCATGATGCTCTTCGCCGCATGGATCATCCGGGTTCCCGCCGCCGACTGGAAGCCGGAGGGCTTCGACCCGGAGAAGAGGAAAAAGTCCTCCAAGATGATCTCGGCGGGCAACGTCACCGCCAACAACGCCGTCAAGACCCCGCAGTTCTGGCTGCTGTGGGTGGTGCTGTTCGTCAACGTCACCGCCGCCGTCGGCCTGCTGCCGCAGGCAGCGAACGTGGTGCAGGACTTCTTCCGCGATGAGACCACCGGCGAAACCTTTGCCCACCCGGAGGTCGCGGCAGTGGCCGCCGCCGGGTTCGTCGGCTACCTGTCGCTGACCAACACCCTGGGACGCTTCGTCTGGGCCACCACCTCGGACAAGATCGGCCGCAAGCCGATCTACATGATGTACCTCGGCCTCGGCGCGGCGCTCTACATCTCCCTGGGCACCTTCGGCAACACCAACATGGCCGCGTTCATCGTCCTGGCGGGCATCATCCTGTCCTTCTACGGCGGCGGCTTCGCCACCATTCCGGCCTACCTGAAGGACCTCTTCGGCACCCTGCAGGTCGGCGCCATCCACGGCCGCCTGCTCACCGCCTGGTCCGCCGCGGGAATCACCGGCCCAGCCATCGTGAACATCACCCTGGACTCCGCTGACGGCACCGCGGGCATGGACCTCACCGCGGCGGACTACCGGCCGGCGCTGTTCATCATGGCCGGCCTGCTGGCGGTGGGCTTCATCGCCAACCTGATGGTGCGCCCGGTCAGCAAGAAGTGGCATGAGGAGTCCAAGGAGGCTGCCGCGCCCGCAACCAGGCCTAAGGACGAGGAGAGCCTGGTGGACACCACCCCACGGGTGACCCCCGCCGGCCCCCCGATCGTCCCGATCCCCGTGGCCTGGGTCATCGTGTCCGTTCCGATGCTCTTCGGCCTGACCTACACCTTCATCAACGCCACCCAGCTTTTCTTCCCCGGATCCTGA
- a CDS encoding DivIVA domain-containing protein has product MAQPLFTLLSENEHGYSREEVDQFMARARAAYDSGRSMPLAEIREASFSMGPGGYNPAEVDAALDRLEDAFASAERDRYIAAHGEDAWYELLAERAEPLRRRLERPAGQRFREPDAGPAGYRKTEVDELAHRLEQYLDGENPMSVDEIRTVTFAAASGGSAYDEAQVDAFLDRMTEIMASVG; this is encoded by the coding sequence ATGGCGCAACCACTGTTCACCCTGCTCTCCGAGAACGAGCACGGCTACAGCCGGGAGGAAGTCGACCAGTTCATGGCCCGCGCCCGCGCGGCCTATGACTCCGGACGCAGCATGCCCCTGGCCGAGATCCGGGAGGCCAGCTTCTCCATGGGCCCCGGCGGGTACAACCCCGCGGAGGTCGATGCGGCCCTGGACCGGCTCGAGGACGCCTTCGCCTCTGCCGAGCGCGACCGCTACATCGCCGCCCACGGAGAGGACGCCTGGTACGAGCTGCTCGCCGAGCGCGCCGAACCGCTGCGCAGACGCCTCGAGCGCCCCGCGGGCCAACGGTTCCGGGAGCCCGACGCCGGGCCCGCCGGGTACCGCAAGACCGAGGTGGACGAGCTCGCCCATCGGCTCGAGCAGTACCTCGACGGCGAGAACCCGATGAGCGTCGACGAGATCCGCACCGTCACCTTCGCCGCCGCATCCGGCGGCTCCGCCTACGACGAAGCCCAGGTCGATGCGTTCCTGGACCGTATGACTGAGATCATGGCTTCGGTAGGCTGA
- a CDS encoding histidine kinase, translated as MEQASATTAILVVIIAVLTALVLYVAARSRAAQPTDETPAVKPVTDDAVDYRALAEATRRQLVEAELRTLRSQISPHFIYNSLNAIAATIPADPVKARELVIDFADFTRYSLRGAGDFTTLEEELAAVERYVLLEQARFEDRVQVRLKIAPEILSLKLPFLAVQPLVENAVRHGMDSATGQAKVRLTGQDEGTHAVISVEDDGPGADPEQIRRVLVGEEGSSHIGLRNVDLRLRQAYGGADGLQIETAEGAGMRVWMRVPKFQPGTEESA; from the coding sequence ATGGAGCAGGCGAGCGCGACGACGGCGATCCTTGTGGTCATCATCGCCGTGCTGACCGCACTGGTGCTCTACGTGGCTGCCCGCAGCCGGGCCGCCCAGCCGACGGACGAGACCCCCGCGGTCAAGCCGGTCACCGACGACGCCGTGGACTACCGTGCACTCGCCGAGGCCACCCGCCGGCAGCTCGTGGAGGCCGAGCTGCGGACCCTGCGCAGCCAGATCTCCCCGCACTTCATCTACAACAGCCTCAACGCAATCGCCGCGACCATCCCTGCAGACCCGGTCAAGGCCCGTGAGCTCGTCATCGACTTCGCCGACTTCACCCGGTACAGCCTGCGCGGCGCGGGCGACTTCACCACCCTCGAGGAGGAGCTGGCCGCCGTCGAGCGGTATGTGCTGCTCGAGCAGGCTCGGTTCGAGGACCGGGTGCAGGTCCGGCTGAAGATCGCCCCCGAGATCCTGAGCCTCAAACTCCCGTTCCTCGCAGTGCAGCCGCTGGTGGAGAACGCCGTCCGCCACGGCATGGACTCCGCCACCGGGCAGGCGAAGGTGCGGCTCACCGGCCAGGACGAGGGGACCCACGCCGTCATCAGCGTGGAGGACGACGGCCCCGGAGCAGACCCGGAGCAGATCCGCAGGGTCCTCGTCGGAGAGGAGGGCAGCTCCCACATCGGACTGCGCAACGTGGACCTGCGCCTGCGGCAGGCCTACGGCGGAGCCGACGGCCTGCAGATCGAGACCGCCGAAGGAGCGGGCATGCGCGTGTGGATGCGGGTGCCCAAGTTCCAGCCCGGCACAGAGGAGAGCGCATGA
- a CDS encoding DUF4081 domain-containing GNAT family N-acetyltransferase, producing the protein MPLWSPSADPAAKIARATGGAVRLLHASDTPALHALLSQDPVGSVSASAAVRQRGGAAPSKSRTGALVVGIDGPDGRGPRRGGLGAACWLGSNIIPISADPESAGLFGQAAAALKRRVSSIYGRAEAALPLFEATGWANQREVRPNQPLMSISGPPAVDPLPGVRPSRVEEFRAVEKACAAMFAEELGFSPYTQGISQYRERIRGLIRAGHSLIAVDPQTRQIIFKAEFGAVTDQVVQVQGVWVPPSRRGEGLAGPGMAAVVEYGLTLAPTVSLYVNDYNTPAVRAYERVGFTQVGAYATVLF; encoded by the coding sequence GTGCCCCTGTGGTCTCCGTCAGCTGACCCGGCAGCGAAGATCGCCCGCGCCACCGGCGGCGCGGTCCGCCTCCTCCACGCCTCAGACACTCCTGCGCTCCACGCGCTGCTCTCCCAGGACCCGGTGGGCAGCGTCTCGGCGTCCGCGGCGGTGCGGCAGCGAGGAGGCGCGGCCCCCTCGAAGAGCCGCACAGGCGCCCTGGTGGTCGGCATCGACGGGCCTGATGGCCGGGGGCCCCGCAGGGGCGGGCTGGGGGCTGCCTGTTGGCTGGGGTCCAACATCATCCCGATCAGCGCCGACCCCGAGTCCGCGGGGCTGTTCGGACAGGCGGCAGCGGCGCTGAAGCGCAGGGTCTCCTCGATCTACGGGCGCGCCGAGGCCGCCCTGCCCCTGTTTGAGGCCACCGGGTGGGCGAACCAGCGGGAGGTCCGTCCGAACCAGCCGCTGATGTCCATCTCCGGTCCGCCCGCCGTCGACCCGCTGCCGGGTGTGCGGCCCTCCCGGGTCGAGGAGTTCCGGGCGGTGGAGAAGGCCTGTGCGGCGATGTTCGCCGAGGAGCTGGGCTTCAGCCCCTACACCCAGGGAATCAGCCAGTACCGGGAACGGATCCGCGGGCTCATCCGGGCGGGCCACTCCCTGATCGCAGTGGACCCGCAGACGCGGCAGATCATCTTCAAGGCTGAGTTCGGCGCGGTCACCGACCAGGTGGTCCAGGTGCAGGGCGTCTGGGTCCCGCCCTCGCGGCGCGGTGAGGGCCTGGCCGGCCCGGGCATGGCCGCCGTCGTCGAGTACGGGCTGACGCTGGCCCCCACGGTGAGCCTCTACGTCAATGACTACAACACCCCCGCCGTCCGCGCCTACGAACGCGTCGGGTTCACGCAGGTGGGCGCATACGCCACAGTCCTGTTCTAG